The proteins below come from a single Balaenoptera musculus isolate JJ_BM4_2016_0621 chromosome 1, mBalMus1.pri.v3, whole genome shotgun sequence genomic window:
- the SF3B4 gene encoding splicing factor 3B subunit 4, producing MAAGPISERNQDATVYVGGLDEKVSEPLLWELFLQAGPVVNTHMPKDRVTGQHQGYGFVEFLSEEDADYAIKIMNMIKLYGKPIRVNKASAHNKNLDVGANIFIGNLDPEIDEKLLYDTFSAFGVILQTPKIMRDPDTGNSKGYAFINFASFDASDAAIEAMNGQYLCNRPITVSYAFKKDSKGERHGSAAERLLAAQNPLSQADRPHQLFADAPPPPSAPNPVVSSLGSGLPPPGMPPPGSFPPPVPPPGALPPGIPPAMPPPPMPPGAGGHGPPSAGTPGAGHPGHGHSHPHPFPPGGMPHPGMSQMQLAHHGPHGLGHPHAGPPGSGGQPPPRPPPGMPHPGPPPMGMPPRGPPFGSPMGHPGPMPPHGMRGPPPLMPPHGYTGPPRPPPYGYQRGPLPPPRPTPRPPVPPRGPLRGPLPQ from the exons ATGGCGGCAGGGCCGATCTCCGAGCGGAACCAGG ATGCCACTGTTTATGTGGGGGGCCTCGATGAGAAGGTTAGCGAACCACTGCTGTGGGAGCTATTTCTCCAGGCAGGGCCAGTAGTCAACACCCACATGCCAAAGGATAGAGTCACTGGTCAGCACCAAG GCTATGGCTTTGTGGAATTCTTGAGTGAGGAAGATGCTGACTATGCCATTAAGATCATGAACATGATCAAACTCTATGGGAAACCAATACGGGTGAACAAGGCATCAGCTCACAACAAAAACCTGGATGTGGGGGCCAACATTTTCATTGGGAACCTGGACCCAGAGATCGATGAGAAGTTGCTTTATGATACTTTTAGCGCCTTTGGGGTCATCTTACAAACCCCCAAGATTATGCGGGACCCTGACACAGGCAACTCCAAAGGTTATGCCTTTATTAATTTTGCTTCATTTGATGCTTCGGATGCAGCAATTGAGGCCATGAATGGGCAGTACCTCTGTAACCGCCCAATCACCGTGTCCTATGCTTTCAAGAAGGACTCCAAGGGCGAGCGTCATGGCTCAGCCGCTGAACGACTTCTGGCAGCACAGAACCCACTCTCCCAGGCTGACCGCCCTCATCAGCTGTTTGCAGATGCACCCCCTCCACCCTCTGCTCCGAATCCTGTGGTATCATCACTGGGGTCTGGGCTTCCTCCACCAg GCATGCCTCCTCCtggctccttcccacccccagtaCCGCCTCCTGGAGCCCTTCCACCTGGGATACCCCCAGCCATGCCCCCACCACCTATGCCTCCTGGAGCTGGAGGACATGGCCCCCCATCAGCAGGAACCCCAGGGGCTGGACATCCTGGACATGGACACTCACATCCTCACCCATTCCCACCGGGTGGAATGCCCCATCCAG GGATGTCTCAGATGCAGCTGGCCCACCATGGCCCTCATGGCTTAGGACACCCCCATGCTGGGCCCCCTGGCTCTGGGGGGCAGCCACCACCCCGACCACCACCTGGAATGCCTCATCCTGGACCTCCTCCAATGGGCATGCCCCCCCGAGGGCCTCCATTCGGCTCTCCCATGG GTCACCCAGGGCCTATGCCTCCTCATGGTATGCGTGGACCTCCTCCACTGATGCCCCCTCATGGATACACTGGCCCTCCACGACCTCCACCATACGGCTACCAGCGggggcccctccctccacccagacCCACTCCCCGGCCTCCAGTTCCCCCTCGAGGCCCACTTCGAGGCCCTCTCCCTCAGTGA
- the MTMR11 gene encoding myotubularin-related protein 11, with protein sequence MWWGGRGQSFNIAPQEEEPEMGLSGPKSVQGSGMPEPRSHQLGSCLASGCLPGEQILAWAPGVRKGLEPELPGTLICSNLRVTFQPCGWQRSEETPLSSEYDFSLANIGRLEAVNGLSRVQLLRPGSLLKFIPEEILIHGQDFRLLRVGFEAGGLEPQAFQVTMAIVQARAQNRQAQQYAGITLSKAGQSSVSRKPPIPLLETSEDWEIERKKQGARGWRLSTVNERFDVATSLPRYFWVPNRTLDSEVRRAFGHFHQGRGPRLSWHHPGGSDLLRCGGFYTASDPNKEDIRVVESMLQAGHSDVVLVDTMDELPSLADVQLAHLRLRALCLPDSSVAEDKWLSALDGTRWLDYVRSCLRKASDISVLVTSRVRSVVLQERGDRDFNGLLSSLVQLLSAPEARTLLGFQSLVQREWVAAGHPFLTRLGGTGASEEAPVFLLFLDCVWQLLQQSPAEFEFSEFFLLALHDSVRVPDTLTFLRDTPWERGKQNRQFNTYTQVYTAGYSQPPAGNSVNPQLSVWDWDLRYSKEQILQFHNPGYDPEHCPDSWLPRQQPSFMVPGPPSSLWLFSRGALTPLNQLCPWRDSPSLLAVSSRWLPRPAISSESLADQEWGLPSHWGACPLPPGLLLPGYLGPQIRLWRRCYLRGRPEVQMGLSAPTISGLQAELAHLQELVRKWTPRISPEDHSKKTNPNTVLSQSH encoded by the exons ATGTGGTGGGGGGGCCGGGGCCAGAGTTTCAACATCGCCCCCCAGGAGGAGGAGCCAGAGATGGGG CTCTCTGGACCAAAGTCTGTCCAGGGGAGTGGGATGCCAGAGCCCAGGAGTCATCAGCTTGGCAGCTGCCTGGCCTCTGGATGCCTCCCAG GGGAGCAGATCCTAGCATGGGCCCCAGGGGTGAGGAAAGGGCTGGAACCTGAACTGCCTGGAACCCTGATCTGCAGCAACCTGAGAGTCACCTTCCAGCCCTGTGGATGGCAGCGGAGTGAG GAGACTCCCCTGAGCAGTGAGTATGATTTTTCCCTGGCCAACATTGGGCGATTAGAGGCTG TGAATGGCCTGTCCCGAGTCCAGCTCCTCCGTCCCGGGTCCCTGCTTAAATTTATCCCTGAGGAGATTCTGATTCATGGCCAAGACTTCCGGCTACTCAGAGTTGGTTTCGAGGCTGGAGGACTAGAGCCGCAGGCCTTTCAG GTGACCATGGCCATTGTCCAAGCCAGAGCTCAGAACCGTCAAGCCCAACAGTATGCAGGGATAACCCTGAGCAAGGCTG GCCAGAGTTCTGTTTCCAGAAAACCACCTATTCCCCTCTTGGAGACATCAGAAGACTGGGAGATTGAGCGGAAAAAgcagggggccaggggctggaggcTCAGCACTGTCAACGAGAGGTTCGACGTAGCCACCAG CCTCCCTCGTTACTTCTGGGTCCCTAATCGAACTCTGGACAGTGAGGTCAGGAGAGCATTTGGCCACTTCCATCAGGGCCGTGGACCG CGCCTGTCCTGGCATCACCCTGGGGGTAGTGATCTTCTCCGCTGTGGCGGCTTCTATACAGCCAGTGACCCCAACAAGGAGGATATCAG AGTAGTGGAGTCGATGCTCCAGGCTGGGCATTCAGACGTTGTCCTGGTAGACACTATGGATGAGCTCCCCAGTCTTGCAGATGTCCAACTTGCCCACCTGAGGCTGAGGGCCCTCTGCCTGCCTG ATTCATCTGTGGCTGAGGATAAATGGCTCTCAGCTCTGGATGGAACACGATGGTTGGACTACGTCAG GTCTTGTCTTCGAAAGGCCAGTGACATCTCAGTCTTAGTGACATCCAGGGTTCGCTCTGTAGTACTTCAAG AGCGCGGTGACCGTGATTTCAATGGCCTCCTCTCTTCACTCGTCCAGCTGCTTTCAGCCCCTGAAGCCCGAACACTGCTTGGCTTCCAATCACTAGTGCAGCGAGAGTGGGTGGCAGCTGGACATCCTTTCCTGACCCGACTTGGGGGAACTGGGGCCAGTGAAGAG GCCCCAGTGTTTCTCCTCTTCCTTGATTGCGTCTGGCAGCTCCTCCAGCAGTCTCCAGCTGAGTTTGAATTCTCTGAGTTCTTCCTTCTTGCTCTTCATGACAGTGTCAGGGTTCCCGACACCCTTACATTCTTGAGAGACACTCCCTGGGAGCGTGGAAAGCAGAATAGACAG TTCAACACCTATACACAAGTCTATACTGCGGGGtactcccagcccccagctgggAACTCTGTTAACCCACAGCTATCTGTCTGGGACTGGGACTTACGCTATAGCAAGGAACAGATACTACAATTCCATAATCCTGGCTATGACCCAGAACACTGCCCAGATTCCTGGCTCCCTAGACAGCAG CCAAGCTTCATGGTTCCTGGGCCCCCCAGTTCTCTGTGGCTCTTCTCTAGAGGGGCCCTGACCCCCCTGAATCAGCTCTGTCCTTGGCGGGACAGTCCCTCCCTGCTGGCAGTCTCTTCCCGTTGGCTCCCTCGACCTGCTATCTCCTCTGAAAGCCTGGCTGATCAGGAGTGGGGGCTCCCCTCACATTGGGGAGCTTGCCCTTTACCCCCGGGGCTGCTGCTGCCTGGATATCTGGGACCCCAAATCAGGCTCTGGAGACGTTGCTACCTGAGGGGAAGGCCTGAGGTCCag aTGGGACTCTCAGCTCCCACGATCTCTGGCCTTCAGGCTGAGCTAGCCCATCTTCAGGAGTTAGTAAGGAAATGGACACCAAGAATATCTCCTGAGGATCACTCcaagaaaacaaatccaaatacCGTTCTCTCCCAGTCCCATTGA